TCACTAACAATCCAGCCGAACAAAGTTTCCTCCAAACTTTTCTTCCCAGAAGGTACAAAGGGTGTAGCAGAGAAATCAAAACAGGTGAGTATTCCTCTAGCTCTATGGATGCGATCAAGCCCACCAATCCATTTCGTTGCTTCCTCAATATCCTCTTTGCTAATACCCTTTATTTTGGATTCAGCAGCAATACGCCAAGCATGATGTGCTTCATCATTAATTACTAAAATATTTCTAAAACTAGCAAGTTCACCTAAAACATCTCTAACATAAGCCTCGTCACTTTTTGCTCCACGCTTATCTACACTCTTTTTCTTAGCAATTTGTTCGTTAGTTTCCCACTTGAGAGCGTGCCAATTCTGAACTAAGACCTTACCCTGACGCAGCTTATCATACATACCAAGAGGAACAATGTTAAAAATCTCATAATAATTGGTTTTGCTAGATGGAATGATAACTTGTAGGCGATTCTTAACCGTGAGTCCGGGGGCGACAATAAAGATAGCTTTGGAAAAACGAGGATCTCTTGTATAGGTGACTTTATTGAGGATTTGCCAGGCAATTAGCATTGCCATAACAGTAGTTTTTCCTGAACCTGTTGCCATTTTGCAGCAGAGACGTTGAAATTCTCCACCATCAGAGGGAATATCAATACCAACCTTTTCAGATGCTGGAGATTCCACTAACCAGATTAAGGTTTTTATTGCTTCTAATTGGCAAAAGAAGAACGGAAAGTCACGTTCTTCTAAATTGTTCCAATGTTCTAATAAACGCTTCGTAACACCTGTAACACCAGGATGTCCATTCTCACACCAATTTTTGACACGCTGACGTATTTGGTTAACTAAAGGTATTTCAACAAATTTACCAGGATCATCAAAATATTTTGAGTTTTCCGAAGCTATGGTGTAACCTGCGGGTCTTCTACCTTCTATAAGTTGAAACAGACGAGTTTGGTAATTATATTGCAAATACTTTTTTGGCTCCTCGTAAGGGGAATTTATAATAAGCGGGCGAATTTCTGATCGGGTTAACATAGCTTTTTCAATAATCCCTAACAAGGACTCATCATCTTTAATTCGTATTTATACAGTAAGTAGTATGTGCTGTTTGAGAATTCATTAAGTTAATTTTTTTAAGACGATTTCTTTTAATTTCTTTATTTATAGCTGTCGCATTATTCAAAATATCTACTTCATCATTAGTAATTAAATCAGCAGTAGTTAAAGCAGCGGTTGCTACAAGGCAACGATCAACACTCTTGGTTTTATCATTAATAATTTTGGCTATGCCGGTTCTTAATTGCTCTGATGGTTCAATATCTATTATATTTTTTTGTTTGATTAAAATCCAGAACTCAAGGGTATGTTTCTCAAACCTTTGCTCGTCCATATTTTCGATTACTTCTATAAGCTTCCTTTTATACTCAATATCGATTTTACCTGCTTTGTCAATTTGCAGTTGATGTGTAAATGCAAGTCTAGCAAGTAGTATGTCAATATGCCTACCTGTATTCCTTTCTGGATTTAGTATATGTATAAATACACTAGTGTCGATTACAATTGGTATTAATTTAGTATTATTTGTCATTTTTTCCTAATTATATAATATCAATGCTGAGAGCTTCTAAAATATCTGCTCCAAAAAACTTCATAGGAAGTCCTTTTTCAATACTTCCATCTGAGTTAATATCTAAATTTTTTATTTGCACAGAATTATCTTTGATATAAAAATATGCAACTGTGACATCTTTTGAATCCAATTCTCCTGTTGCAATCAGCTTACGCAACCTAATAATGATATTTTCACTATGAGTTTCAATTATGGACGGAACACCTCTTTGTGTCCATAATTCGGCAAAAAAAGAACCCATTTCGAGTTGTGCAGTGGGGTGAATTTGAGCTTCCGGTTGTTCGACAATTAGTAACTGTCCTCGGCTTAGTAAAGCTCCTTGTACAAATATTGGTATACATTGACTAACACCAAAGCCAAAATCAACTAGATAAGATTCTGCACCAGTTAGCTTATTTTTGGCTCGGAATTCAGGAATAAAACCCTTTACTTGAGATTTAAATTTAACTTCCTCAATATCAACAACAGATTCAATATGTCGTAAAACAAAAGCTGCTCTTTCTCCACCCTCTGTAAGCAAACGTTGTAAATGAGGCATAGCGTATTCACCTCTATGTCCAACATCATCCAGGGGGGGACTACCTAATATGACACTTCTTTCTGATTCTTCACGAACAGGTGATAAATGCCGCATGGATATAATTTCATTTCTTATACCATCCAGATAGAGATTATCAAAGGCAGATTTGAGTATCTCTACGGGATCATTTGGAAGAGGAAAGTTAAGAAACCTAGTGCGCCTAATATTTGTTTCTTCTTTATAGATAACTTTTTTTCCACCAATTTTACAACTAACAGTGTGTTGAGCTTGTTTACCAGTATATGGAATACTTCCGTAAATGCAAAAGTCAGCCATTAGATCATTTGTAGTTATTTGTGAATCAACTTTTATACTAGTTACTTTACCTGGAATTTCTTCAGTTTTAAAAGTTAAATTTGTGTTTAAATTAATTGATAGATTAATGCTATTATCTTCTAATTGTGGTATGGCTTTACTTTCTTGGAGTTTTTCTCTAATTTGTTGGATTCTAATATCAGGTAAGTAATTTGTTTTGATATTTAAAGTAAATTGCATTACCTTACTACGAGTCTTTGTATTTTTTAAATCTTTAAAAGTTCCTAGACTAACATGCCGACCCTCAGTAGAAAAAAACTCACCTTCATTAGATTCACTAGATTCTAGAGTCTGCTGGAGCATAAGCAAAAACTTAATAAGTGTGGATTTACCAGCACTATTACGTCCAATTAAAATTGTAATTGGTCTGATATGAACATCTATATCTTCTTGAAATGCTCGGAAATTTTTTAGTTTAATATTGGTTAGCATATGTAAAATTAAACTAGTTACTATTTGTAAATCTAATTATTTTTAGCGATTCGATTCCTCTATCATCAACTATTTTCACGGCAACACGTTGATATGTGCCTATCTCAAAAGGTAATGAAATAGTTCCTCGATATGACTCAATTAAATCTTCATCAATCTCGGCTTTAAGATTCCTAGCAAGACGTGACCAGCCATCTTTCTCTCCTGCCATTGGAAAGAAAACCTGACTAGGAAAAACACTTCTGCCGTCATAATCAGTATCAAGCATCCACATGGCAATTTTTTCGACATTACCAGATTCAATATTTCCAGTTCTGGTATTGTAGTAATCGAAGCCATGAATTTCTACTTCCCATTTACCTGTATCTTCTCCTCGATGAATACGACGAAGTGCAACATCGGGTTGACCAATTAGCCAAAAACTCTCGTTACTAGCACGTTTTTTCTTTAGGTCTTGTGTTAGTAAATCCGCGTTCATTTGTACCTTGAGCAGAGTGACACCAGACCAGTCAGTTTCATCAATTTCTTTTGCAGCTTCGGGGTCAAATTGAAAGGCAGCAAAAATAACTAACTTGGGTTTGGGACGCAGAGTTTCCGCTTCTTGAAGTGCCATTTCTACTTGGCGTTGATCTAGAGGAGCAAATTCTGGGCCAAATGAAATTACAGCACGCATAGGTTTCTCTTCACTACTACTGATGCTTTGGGATGTATTATCTTCTTGATAAATAGGTTTAGTTTCAGCATCAGCATGGAGCCAGCGCTTACCTGAGAAAGGCTCTACAGTTGAAAAGAAAATATATTGACCGTTTTTGCCTCGAATTCCAGTTTTTAATAGCTCATCTCGCCATTCTGCCTGTCTTATGGTTTCCCCAGAACGAGCAATAGATTGATCGGCAATTGGAGTATCGGCTAACCCTTCAATATCATCCAGGGGTTTAACAGTTGGTGCAGGAACAGACTCAACTGTAAATAAACCTGTAATTCTTACTTTTGATTTATCTACTAGAGGTTGGTCGTAAAGAGTTACTTTGGCAGCGTGTTTTTGAATCACTTCCTCAATTTCTTTCCTTGCCATTTCTTCTTTGATTTCTGGGTTGTTGGCAATGGATTTCAGCGTAATACGTGATACTGTTTTATATTTAAAATCTTCGCCTGAACCTTCTTTGATATCCGCTAATTCATAATAATCAAAAATTCCAGTCATCAACCTTTGTTTTGCAAGAGTAATAGATACACGAGAAGTATCGCAAGTAATCCAACGTCTTCCCCAGCGTTCTGCAACATATGCTGTAGTACCGCTACCACAGGTTGGATCTAATACCAAGTCTCCTGGATCAGTTGTCATCAAAAGACAACGTTCTATTGCTCTATAATCAGTCTGTAAAACATAAATTCTCTGTTCGCCAAATCCACCTGGTCTTAAATCTAACCAAGTACTATTTAAAGTTTTGTATGGAAATTCATCATGATAGACTTTCCATCTTAGTGATTTCCCAATAGGATGTAATCTTCCAGCAGCCGCTAAACGATTTAAACCTGTGATATTGGTTTGCCAGCCATATCTTGCAGGTGGCTCATACTCAACATTATTAAAAGTGTATTTAAATGAATTATCGCTGCCACGTCTTTGAGAAAATGTTGGCCATAGTCTACAAATACGACCTTTTGGTAATTCTTGTTTCCCCGTTTTTTGTGCTAAAGAAAGGTCAATAAGTTCTCCATTTTCTGTCTCAACGCAAATATATCGCTCGTTGGGATTTTCTATAGCCTCACTTTCTGTAAATAATTCTTTATACTTTACCTTGCTGATATCTTTTGCATACCATAGCAAGAAATCATTGACACCTGGCAATAATTTAGATGACTGATTGCTTGCTTTCATCAAAACAATTTCCATACAAAAGTTATCACTGCCAAATACTTCATCCATTAAGCACCTAACTCGATGGACATTTGTATCACCTATTTGCACAAAAATAGAACCTTCTTCAAGAAGTAAATCCTTTGCCAGTAATAAACGATCGCGTAAATAAGTTAAATAAGAATGAATGTTGAACTCCCAAGTATCTCTAAATGCTTTGATAGTCTCTGGTTCTTGGGTTAGATCCTCATCATTGCCATCTTTTACGTCTCGTTTATTTACAAATGGTTGAAAATTTGAATTATATTGACTTCCATAGGGCGGGTCGATATAAATCATTTGCACCTGCCCTGCCATGCCTTCCTTTTCTAATAGTGAATTCATCACTAAAAGGGAGTCTCCAGCAATTAAGCGGTTTGTCCAGTTATGTTTGTGTTTATAAAACTCAATAGCTTGTCGAATTGGTAGATTTTCTTCTGGGGTTTGAAATAAGGACAGTTGTTTAACCTTTTCATCCTTGCGCTTTCGCACTGCTTCAATAATCGTGCGTGGGTCTATACGTTCATGGACGTGCAGCGAAACTGTAGGCACTTCAAAACTAGTATGCTCTGCTTTCCCAGCCCAATCTAGCTGAGGATCAATGTGAGGATCGTAGGCATACTTTTTAGCACTCTCTTCTGGGTCAGTGTCTGGGTTCACTAGCCCAACTGGGGGATTATTTGCTCGTTCCTTATTTTCGTGCTTATATTGCTCAATTTCTCTCTGCTCTGATTTCCTCTGCCTTGCCATATCGATTTCCTTGCCTCAGAGCTTCTAATTTACAATTTAATTGCCTTGTTATACCAGTTCTTTAAAATTTTTACGATTTAACTTTTCTATTAGTTTACTGTGTTAATGAATTTTTCCAACCAAATGCGTATTATGGGTGCATATTACGACTATTGCTATTTCTAACAAATCAGTTTCCAAGTAATGAAATCATAAGAACTTTACTTGTATTGCTGATTATAGTTATAAATATCCTTCTTTCTGTTAATACCTAAGTTAGCTAAGTTTACAACCTGTAATTTTAAAACCTTATGATTAGTGCAACGCGACAGGAGGTAAGTGTAAATTTCTGATGTATAAGATTAATTTAATTAAATTAATAACTAAAAGTAAAACGACAAATATCTTTTTACAATATTTCTGCCAACTTTAAAAAATTGCAGTCCAAATATTGCCGATTTACAATTGAAGCATAAGATTTCCTTTAAAAAGTTTGATACTTTTAGACACACAATAAGTAATAAATGGAGTTAAGCGGATTCGAACCGCTGACCCCTTCAATGCCATTGAAGTGCTCTACCAACTGAGCTATAACCCCTTACAGTCCGTCATCTATACTAATTTATATTTTATATTTTGTCAAGTTACCTCGACATGATTAAATCATAATAGTCATTTATGGCTACGGTTTACCTGACTTGTAACAGATAGCTCATACAATGACCCATCAAAAAATAAACGACTAGCATAGCCGCAGCAGCAAGCGCAACTAATGTCCCTGCCAACATGAGAGAAAATTCTTTGTTGGCTACTGCCTTCTCCATCAGGTGCAGCGACCAAGCCACGAGTGCTACATCAAATAATAATATAGGTATCAACATGTTTTTTAATATTTATTCATACTTATAAATCAATCTTAACATCCTTTTAGAGAACTGTATCTAACCTTAGATAGATGTGGTCTTATTTCAATAATGTCTTCAGAATTAGGCAAACAAGCGGACGGGAACTTGACGATCGCGCAAATAATTCTTGATTTCTTCTACGCTGAGTTGCCCGTAATGTAGAAGTGAAGCCAATAAAGCCGCTTCTGCTTTCCCCTCGGTTAATGCGGTATATATATGTTCACAGTTACCAGCACCACCGGAAGCAATAACTGGTATTTCTACAGACTCAGCAATTGCCCTTGTTAACTCAATATCATAACCAGCTTGCGTACCATCCGCATCCATACTGGTTACTAATAACTCCCCTGCACCACGTTTTGCGACTTCCTTAGCCCATGATAAGGCATCCAAGCCCGTATTTTCCCTACCCCCTCGCACGTAAACATCCCAACCAGGATTATTAGGATCGAGCCTTCGTCTAGCATCAATTGCCACAACTATGCACTGATTACCAAAGCGATCGCTTGCTCGATCAATTAAGTCTGGGTCACGTACAGCCGCAGAGTTAATACTAACCTTATCAGCCCCGGCGCGTAACAAAGCTTTAACATTTTCTAAGGATTGAATCCCACCGCCTACAGTCAGGGGAATAAACACTTGTTCAGCTGTGCGGTAAACCACATCGATGATAGTATCCCGGTCTTCATGAGTAGCTGTAATATCAAGAAACACTAACTCATCCGCCCCAGCTTCGTTGTAAACCTTCGCCAGTTCTACGGGATCACCGGCATCCTTGAGGTTAACAAAGTTAACTCCTTTAACAACCCGTCCCGCCTTAACATCTAAACAAGGTAAGATTCTTTTAGATAACATAATTATTTTTTTACGTTTGAGTAATTGTCCGAAACCTAAATTTTAAATTGACGTGTGTATTTCCTCACCAAAATCTTCGCCCCAGTTTCTACTAGCACTAATACGGCGGGCATTGAGCGTAAACAGTTCTAAACTTAAAGTTGCAAGCTAAATTATGGCGATAATCTCCTCAAAAAAACAGCCTCCAGAACCAAACGGACAACCAAACAAACGCCGGGAGTCAGCACCAGCAGCCTCCAAAGAAAATATTTTGCAGCCAGAAGCGGCTATTGATGAACAGGATAAGCAAGAAGAAAGCATTCGTCCCCAGAAATTTGCCGACTACATCGGGCAGAAAGACCTCAAAGATGTACTGGACATAGCCATCAAAGCAGCCAAGTCCCGTGGTGAAGTTTTGGATCACTTGCTACTGTACGGCCCGCCAGGATTGGGTAAAACAACAATGGCAATGATATTAGCTTCGGAGATGGGAGTCAATTACAAAATCACCAGTGCGCCAGCTTTAGAACGTCCAAGGGATATTGTGGGGTTATTAGTGAACTTAAAACCCGGTGATATTCTATTTATTGATGAAATCCATAGACTATCGCGGATGACAGAAGAAATTCTTTATCCGGCAATGGAAGACTATCGCTTAGATATTACTGTAGGTAAAGGTTCTAGCGCCCGGATTCGCAGTATACCCTTGTCCAAGTTTACCTTAGTGGGGGCTACAACCCGTGTCGGTGCATTGACCTCACCATTGCGCGATCGCTTCGGCTTAATTCAAAAACTCCGCTTCTACGAAGTTGACGAACTCAGTAAAATAGTCCTACGTAGCGCCAAACTACTGCAAACCAACGTCAGCGAAGATGGTGCAGTAGAAATCGCCCGGCGATCGCGGGGAACACCACGGATTGCCAATCGGTTACTTAAGCGTGTCCGTGATTATGCCCAAGTCAAATTATGTCCAGAAATTACCCAACCCATCGCCGCCGAAGCATTACAGTTATTTCAAGTAGATCCCTGCGGCTTAGATTGGACAGACCGCCGTATGTTAAGTGTAATTATTGAACAATTTAACGGCGGCCCCGTAGGCTTAGAAACCATAGCCGCCGCCACAGGTGAAGATACTCAAACCATTGAGGAAGTATACGAACCCTATCTTATGCAAATCGGCTACCTCAGTAGAACCCCACGCGGCCGCATAGCGACGAAAGCCGCATACAAACATATGGGTTTTACACCACCTAATGAACAGTTATCTTTACTGTAGTCATTAGTCATTAGTCAAAAGGCAGGAGGCAGAAGACAGTTGTTTTTTCTCTTCTGCTTCCTTCTCTCCCACAACTCTCCACTCCCCATTCACTACTCCCTAATAATGATGAAGTTAATTAGTGTTGTTCTGTGTTTGTTACTTGTATTTGGCTGGGTTAAACCAGTCATGGCACAATCTCAACAACCCTTGATTACTCAGGAACAAATA
Above is a genomic segment from Nostoc sp. MS1 containing:
- a CDS encoding PIN domain-containing protein; this encodes MTNNTKLIPIVIDTSVFIHILNPERNTGRHIDILLARLAFTHQLQIDKAGKIDIEYKRKLIEVIENMDEQRFEKHTLEFWILIKQKNIIDIEPSEQLRTGIAKIINDKTKSVDRCLVATAALTTADLITNDEVDILNNATAINKEIKRNRLKKINLMNSQTAHTTYCINTN
- a CDS encoding site-specific DNA-methyltransferase; translated protein: MARQRKSEQREIEQYKHENKERANNPPVGLVNPDTDPEESAKKYAYDPHIDPQLDWAGKAEHTSFEVPTVSLHVHERIDPRTIIEAVRKRKDEKVKQLSLFQTPEENLPIRQAIEFYKHKHNWTNRLIAGDSLLVMNSLLEKEGMAGQVQMIYIDPPYGSQYNSNFQPFVNKRDVKDGNDEDLTQEPETIKAFRDTWEFNIHSYLTYLRDRLLLAKDLLLEEGSIFVQIGDTNVHRVRCLMDEVFGSDNFCMEIVLMKASNQSSKLLPGVNDFLLWYAKDISKVKYKELFTESEAIENPNERYICVETENGELIDLSLAQKTGKQELPKGRICRLWPTFSQRRGSDNSFKYTFNNVEYEPPARYGWQTNITGLNRLAAAGRLHPIGKSLRWKVYHDEFPYKTLNSTWLDLRPGGFGEQRIYVLQTDYRAIERCLLMTTDPGDLVLDPTCGSGTTAYVAERWGRRWITCDTSRVSITLAKQRLMTGIFDYYELADIKEGSGEDFKYKTVSRITLKSIANNPEIKEEMARKEIEEVIQKHAAKVTLYDQPLVDKSKVRITGLFTVESVPAPTVKPLDDIEGLADTPIADQSIARSGETIRQAEWRDELLKTGIRGKNGQYIFFSTVEPFSGKRWLHADAETKPIYQEDNTSQSISSSEEKPMRAVISFGPEFAPLDQRQVEMALQEAETLRPKPKLVIFAAFQFDPEAAKEIDETDWSGVTLLKVQMNADLLTQDLKKKRASNESFWLIGQPDVALRRIHRGEDTGKWEVEIHGFDYYNTRTGNIESGNVEKIAMWMLDTDYDGRSVFPSQVFFPMAGEKDGWSRLARNLKAEIDEDLIESYRGTISLPFEIGTYQRVAVKIVDDRGIESLKIIRFTNSN
- the hisF gene encoding imidazole glycerol phosphate synthase subunit HisF, encoding MLSKRILPCLDVKAGRVVKGVNFVNLKDAGDPVELAKVYNEAGADELVFLDITATHEDRDTIIDVVYRTAEQVFIPLTVGGGIQSLENVKALLRAGADKVSINSAAVRDPDLIDRASDRFGNQCIVVAIDARRRLDPNNPGWDVYVRGGRENTGLDALSWAKEVAKRGAGELLVTSMDADGTQAGYDIELTRAIAESVEIPVIASGGAGNCEHIYTALTEGKAEAALLASLLHYGQLSVEEIKNYLRDRQVPVRLFA
- the ruvB gene encoding Holliday junction branch migration DNA helicase RuvB, with the protein product MAIISSKKQPPEPNGQPNKRRESAPAASKENILQPEAAIDEQDKQEESIRPQKFADYIGQKDLKDVLDIAIKAAKSRGEVLDHLLLYGPPGLGKTTMAMILASEMGVNYKITSAPALERPRDIVGLLVNLKPGDILFIDEIHRLSRMTEEILYPAMEDYRLDITVGKGSSARIRSIPLSKFTLVGATTRVGALTSPLRDRFGLIQKLRFYEVDELSKIVLRSAKLLQTNVSEDGAVEIARRSRGTPRIANRLLKRVRDYAQVKLCPEITQPIAAEALQLFQVDPCGLDWTDRRMLSVIIEQFNGGPVGLETIAAATGEDTQTIEEVYEPYLMQIGYLSRTPRGRIATKAAYKHMGFTPPNEQLSLL
- a CDS encoding AAA family ATPase yields the protein MLTNIKLKNFRAFQEDIDVHIRPITILIGRNSAGKSTLIKFLLMLQQTLESSESNEGEFFSTEGRHVSLGTFKDLKNTKTRSKVMQFTLNIKTNYLPDIRIQQIREKLQESKAIPQLEDNSINLSINLNTNLTFKTEEIPGKVTSIKVDSQITTNDLMADFCIYGSIPYTGKQAQHTVSCKIGGKKVIYKEETNIRRTRFLNFPLPNDPVEILKSAFDNLYLDGIRNEIISMRHLSPVREESERSVILGSPPLDDVGHRGEYAMPHLQRLLTEGGERAAFVLRHIESVVDIEEVKFKSQVKGFIPEFRAKNKLTGAESYLVDFGFGVSQCIPIFVQGALLSRGQLLIVEQPEAQIHPTAQLEMGSFFAELWTQRGVPSIIETHSENIIIRLRKLIATGELDSKDVTVAYFYIKDNSVQIKNLDINSDGSIEKGLPMKFFGADILEALSIDII